In one Bryobacteraceae bacterium genomic region, the following are encoded:
- the treY gene encoding malto-oligosyltrehalose synthase → MTASRRRNLARTPVSTYRLQLGPGMGFLRAASLVPYFASLGATELYASPLLAARPGSTHGYDLCDPGRLNPELGSEEDFAQLCAALRHHNFGLVLDFVPNHMGNDSSANLWWRDLLANGPSSPYARFFDVDWDPVKPELRNRILLPLLGGQYGDILAAGELQVRYAEGRFTLHYWAHDLPMNLRRMRPLLRHGLAEFTASLGDGDPGALELQSILFHLDHIPDYTESSPSKSAERIREIEIARERLSTLTASSPALRRFVDSRVELVNTPEGDNDGYRLLHAVLEGQVYRLAYWRTAMHEINYRRFFDINELAAIRMEDPEVFVAAHALVARLAAEGVVTGLRLDHVDGLYAPSAYFEQLAREITGPRGARLYVVAEKILSADEALQEEWRLHGTTGYDFLNDTNAVFIDGRSAARLRRIYSRFAGEAPAFSDVVYDSKQLIVASSMASELNVLAHELNRISESDWRYRDFTLDSLQEALREVVACFPVYRTYVDESGWSTFDQKAIETAIARALRRNPATEPTIFSFIQRMLLPDREDFARRAGNAAAGDSAWRRAVRFAQKFQQYTGPVQAKGVEDTAFYRYIPLGSQNEVGGEPSRFGCSVAEYHDSNLRRAECWPLTMLSSSTHDTKRGEDARARLNVLSEIPDEFRAWLTSAARSNAGLKTIVDGQMMPDRADEYLYYQALLGSWPSASPVDPGDEFVARMVEYMRKATKEKKIHTSWINPSEAYDRAVAEFVTRSLTGRRSVRFRKHFAAFHSRLDRFGMVNSLAQLVLKLCAPGIPDIYQGSEDWNFSLVDPDNRRTVDFETLAAGLARPFEHPRLLLENWRDGRVKLFVTAAGLRLRKRWPELFTAGAYDPVEVSGALRDHVVAFTRRAGSRAITAVVPRFSATLTRAAGSGWPLGIAWSDTAIELASGASTSLEEILTARTVARGPDGRIGIAALLAEFPVAILAE, encoded by the coding sequence GTGACCGCATCCCGGCGCCGCAACCTGGCGCGCACACCGGTCTCCACCTACCGCCTGCAGCTCGGCCCGGGCATGGGCTTTCTGCGCGCCGCCTCTCTGGTTCCGTATTTCGCCTCTCTCGGCGCCACGGAACTTTACGCCTCACCCTTGCTCGCCGCCCGTCCCGGTTCCACACACGGCTACGATCTGTGCGATCCCGGGCGCCTCAACCCCGAGCTCGGTTCCGAAGAGGATTTCGCGCAGCTCTGCGCCGCTCTCCGCCACCACAACTTCGGCCTCGTTCTCGACTTCGTTCCCAATCACATGGGCAACGACTCGTCGGCCAACCTCTGGTGGCGCGACCTGCTCGCCAACGGGCCCTCGTCCCCCTACGCCCGCTTCTTCGATGTCGATTGGGACCCGGTGAAACCGGAGCTGCGCAATCGCATCCTGCTTCCATTGCTCGGCGGCCAATACGGCGACATTCTCGCCGCCGGCGAACTCCAGGTCCGCTACGCCGAGGGACGGTTCACGCTGCACTATTGGGCGCACGACCTGCCGATGAATCTCCGCCGCATGCGCCCGCTGCTGCGCCATGGCCTGGCCGAGTTCACCGCCTCGCTTGGCGATGGCGACCCCGGCGCGCTCGAGCTGCAGAGCATCCTCTTCCATCTCGACCACATTCCCGACTACACCGAATCCAGTCCGTCGAAGTCGGCCGAGCGGATTCGCGAGATTGAGATCGCCCGCGAGCGGCTCTCCACCCTTACCGCGTCGAGTCCGGCCCTGCGCCGTTTCGTCGACAGCCGCGTGGAGCTGGTCAACACGCCCGAGGGCGACAACGACGGCTACCGCCTGCTGCATGCCGTGCTCGAGGGACAGGTCTACCGGCTCGCCTACTGGCGCACGGCGATGCACGAGATCAACTACCGGCGCTTCTTCGACATCAACGAACTAGCGGCGATTCGGATGGAGGATCCGGAAGTCTTCGTGGCGGCGCACGCCCTGGTGGCCCGGCTCGCCGCCGAAGGCGTGGTGACCGGGCTCCGCCTCGACCACGTTGACGGCCTCTACGCGCCGTCGGCCTATTTCGAACAGCTGGCGCGCGAGATTACCGGACCCCGGGGAGCGCGCCTCTACGTAGTCGCCGAAAAGATTCTCTCCGCCGACGAAGCTCTGCAGGAGGAGTGGCGGCTCCACGGCACCACCGGCTACGACTTCCTCAACGACACCAACGCCGTATTCATCGACGGCCGCAGCGCCGCCCGGCTCCGGCGCATCTACAGCCGCTTCGCCGGGGAAGCTCCGGCGTTTTCCGACGTCGTCTACGATTCCAAGCAGCTGATCGTCGCGAGCTCCATGGCCAGCGAACTCAACGTCCTGGCGCACGAGCTCAACCGCATCTCCGAATCCGACTGGCGCTACCGCGACTTCACTCTCGACAGCCTGCAGGAAGCCCTGCGGGAAGTCGTCGCCTGCTTCCCGGTCTACCGCACCTATGTCGACGAGAGCGGATGGTCGACTTTTGACCAGAAAGCGATCGAGACCGCCATCGCCCGCGCGCTCCGCCGGAACCCCGCCACCGAACCGACGATCTTCTCCTTCATTCAACGAATGCTGCTTCCGGACCGCGAGGATTTCGCGCGCCGCGCCGGAAACGCGGCGGCCGGGGATTCCGCCTGGCGCCGAGCCGTGCGGTTCGCGCAGAAGTTTCAGCAATACACCGGCCCGGTCCAGGCAAAGGGTGTCGAAGACACGGCGTTCTACCGGTACATCCCGCTCGGTTCCCAAAACGAAGTCGGCGGCGAACCTTCGCGCTTCGGCTGCTCGGTTGCCGAATATCACGATTCGAACCTCCGCCGCGCCGAATGCTGGCCGCTCACGATGCTCTCGTCGTCCACGCACGACACCAAGCGTGGCGAGGATGCGCGCGCCCGCCTCAACGTGCTCTCTGAGATCCCGGACGAATTCCGCGCCTGGCTCACCTCGGCCGCCCGATCCAATGCCGGGCTCAAGACCATCGTCGACGGGCAGATGATGCCGGACCGCGCCGATGAGTACCTCTACTATCAGGCGCTGCTCGGCTCCTGGCCCTCCGCCTCCCCGGTCGACCCCGGTGACGAGTTCGTCGCCCGGATGGTCGAATACATGCGAAAGGCCACAAAGGAAAAGAAAATCCATACGAGCTGGATCAACCCGTCCGAGGCGTACGACCGCGCCGTAGCCGAATTCGTCACTCGAAGTCTCACCGGCCGCCGCTCCGTTCGCTTCCGGAAACACTTCGCTGCGTTCCATTCCCGGCTGGACCGGTTCGGCATGGTCAACTCGCTGGCTCAACTCGTTCTGAAACTTTGCGCGCCGGGCATCCCCGATATCTACCAGGGCTCGGAGGACTGGAATTTCAGCCTCGTCGATCCCGACAACCGGCGCACGGTCGATTTCGAGACCCTGGCTGCCGGACTCGCCCGTCCTTTCGAGCACCCTCGCCTGCTGCTCGAAAACTGGCGCGACGGCCGCGTCAAGCTCTTCGTCACCGCCGCCGGACTCCGCCTGCGGAAACGCTGGCCGGAGCTGTTCACCGCGGGCGCATACGATCCGGTGGAGGTTTCCGGCGCCCTTCGCGATCATGTTGTCGCATTTACGCGGCGGGCCGGCTCCCGCGCCATCACTGCCGTCGTGCCGCGATTCTCCGCCACCCTCACTCGCGCGGCCGGCTCCGGTTGGCCGCTCGGCATCGCCTGGAGCGACACAGCGATCGAGCTGGCCTCCGGCGCTTCCACATCGCTTGAGGAGATCCTCACCGCCCGCACCGTCGCACGGGGCCCGGACGGCCGTATCGGGATCGCCGCCCTGCTCGCCGAATTTCCCGTCGCCATTCTGGCAGAATAG
- the glgX gene encoding glycogen debranching protein GlgX → MSAPTVHPFVPKVRPGSPYPLGATWDGAGVNFAIFSENATRVELCLFDSPASTRESVRVSLPEQTDMVWHGYVPGLVPGQLYGYRIHGPWDPLRGHRFNPNKVAFDPYCKAVGRTIRWADELYGYRVGDPAVDLSFDTRDSAPWAPLGAVVDTAFTWGDDQHPRTPWHKTVIYEMHPKGFTQLHPEVREDRRGTYAGLCSESVINYLLDLGVTAVELMPVHHHAYERFLVDRGLSNYWGYNTLAFFAPDVRYSFAGTPSGSVREFKSLVRNLHQAGLEVILDVVYNHTAEGNHLGPTLSLRGIDNASYYRLVGNSRRYYMDYTGCGNTLNMIHPRVLQLIMDSLRYWVLEMHVDGFRFDLASALARELHEVDRLGAFFDIIHQDPVLSQTKLIAEPWDLGEGGYQVGNFPVGWTEWNGRYRDSVRRFWKGEGGVVSELATRLAGSSDLYERSGRRPYASINFITAHDGYTLNDLVSYEQKHNEANGENNLDGENNNISWNCGVEGATDDPAILAMREKQKRNLLATMLLSQGVPMLSMGDEVSRTQNGNNNAYCQDNEISWMDWSPTPKQEDLRQFVRTLVQLRRDQPVLQRRRFFQGRSIRGDSSKDIAWYEPSGQEMSDSTWHQPGAKALGVWLSGRHIDETDLRGDPVSGDTLFLMFNAGDDKIIFHLPGHGEDERFERLIDTSLDQWGKHAILRDSQYRLAPRSVVVLRLGTRPAPQGKRQ, encoded by the coding sequence TTGAGCGCGCCCACGGTGCATCCTTTCGTCCCCAAGGTCCGGCCCGGCAGCCCGTACCCTCTTGGCGCCACCTGGGATGGCGCCGGCGTGAACTTCGCCATCTTCTCGGAGAACGCGACCCGCGTCGAACTGTGCCTGTTCGATTCTCCCGCCTCCACGCGCGAATCAGTACGGGTTTCCTTGCCCGAGCAGACCGACATGGTATGGCATGGCTACGTGCCTGGCCTGGTCCCCGGTCAGTTGTATGGCTATCGGATCCATGGTCCGTGGGACCCCTTGCGCGGCCACCGCTTCAATCCCAACAAGGTCGCTTTCGATCCCTACTGCAAGGCCGTCGGCCGAACCATCCGCTGGGCCGATGAACTCTACGGATACCGCGTCGGCGACCCGGCCGTCGATCTCTCCTTCGATACTCGTGACAGCGCTCCCTGGGCGCCTCTCGGCGCCGTGGTCGACACCGCCTTTACCTGGGGCGACGACCAGCATCCCCGCACGCCCTGGCACAAGACTGTCATCTACGAGATGCATCCGAAGGGCTTCACGCAACTGCACCCGGAGGTGCGCGAGGACCGCCGCGGCACCTATGCCGGCCTGTGTTCGGAGAGCGTAATCAACTACCTGCTCGATCTCGGCGTCACCGCCGTCGAACTCATGCCGGTCCACCACCACGCCTATGAGCGTTTCCTGGTCGACCGCGGGCTGAGCAACTATTGGGGCTACAACACGCTCGCGTTCTTCGCTCCCGACGTCCGCTACTCGTTCGCCGGCACTCCTTCCGGATCGGTGCGCGAGTTCAAGTCGCTGGTTCGTAACCTGCACCAAGCCGGCCTCGAAGTGATTCTCGACGTCGTCTACAATCACACCGCGGAAGGCAACCACCTGGGCCCCACGCTCTCGTTGCGCGGCATCGACAACGCTTCCTACTACCGTCTGGTGGGCAACAGCCGCCGGTACTACATGGACTACACCGGCTGCGGCAACACGCTCAATATGATCCACCCCCGGGTGCTTCAGTTGATCATGGACAGCCTGCGCTACTGGGTGCTCGAAATGCACGTCGACGGTTTTCGTTTCGATCTCGCCAGCGCGCTGGCGCGCGAGCTCCACGAAGTCGATCGCCTGGGCGCTTTCTTCGACATCATCCACCAGGACCCGGTGCTGTCCCAAACCAAGCTTATCGCCGAGCCCTGGGACCTCGGCGAAGGCGGCTATCAAGTCGGCAATTTTCCCGTCGGCTGGACCGAATGGAACGGCCGCTACCGCGACTCGGTCCGGCGTTTCTGGAAGGGCGAAGGCGGCGTGGTGTCCGAGCTCGCCACCCGCCTGGCCGGGTCGAGCGACCTCTACGAGCGTAGCGGCCGCCGCCCATACGCCAGCATCAACTTCATCACCGCGCACGACGGCTACACGCTCAACGACCTCGTCAGCTACGAGCAGAAGCACAACGAGGCCAACGGGGAGAACAACCTCGACGGCGAGAACAACAACATCAGTTGGAACTGCGGTGTCGAAGGCGCCACGGACGATCCCGCCATTCTGGCCATGCGCGAAAAACAGAAGCGAAACCTGCTCGCCACCATGCTGCTTTCGCAGGGCGTTCCCATGCTCTCGATGGGCGACGAGGTTTCCCGGACGCAGAACGGCAACAACAACGCCTACTGCCAGGACAACGAGATCAGTTGGATGGACTGGAGCCCGACGCCCAAGCAGGAGGACCTTCGCCAGTTCGTCCGCACGCTGGTCCAGCTTCGCCGCGACCAGCCCGTCCTCCAGCGCCGCCGCTTCTTCCAGGGCCGCAGCATCCGCGGCGACTCGAGCAAGGATATCGCCTGGTACGAGCCAAGCGGCCAGGAAATGTCGGACTCCACCTGGCACCAGCCCGGCGCAAAGGCGCTCGGAGTCTGGCTCAGCGGCCGCCACATCGACGAAACCGATCTCCGTGGCGATCCCGTCAGCGGTGATACGCTCTTCCTCATGTTCAACGCCGGCGACGACAAGATCATCTTCCACCTTCCGGGCCACGGCGAAGACGAGCGCTTCGAGCGCCTCATCGATACGTCCCTCGATCAGTGGGGCAAACACGCCATCCTCCGCGATAGTCAATATCGTCTCGCTCCCCGTTCGGTCGTCGTGCTGCGGCTTGGAACCCGTCCGGCGCCGCAGGGCAAGAGACAGTGA
- a CDS encoding mechanosensitive ion channel translates to MIVWDYSLFHIGELSVTLSFVVKAVLFLAALGFFARRAGSYLRRWVLDRSSLGEGQKYAIERTIRYGAFAFGLLVGLNTAGVNLSSLAVLGGALGIGLGFGLQAITNNFVAGLILLFERPIKMGDRVEIDGLNGIVVRIGGRSTWVRTNDNIVIVIPNSDFITNRVINWTANDSKVRFRLPVGVSYGSDPAHVREILVAVAVANKDVLATPPPDLMFVGFGDSSLDFELRVWTENRVQTYPVLKSDLYFAIFEAFRKAGIEIPFPQRDVHIRTSTGLQQ, encoded by the coding sequence GTGATCGTGTGGGACTACTCCCTCTTTCATATCGGCGAACTCTCGGTGACGCTTTCGTTCGTCGTCAAGGCCGTTCTCTTTCTGGCCGCGCTCGGATTTTTCGCCAGGCGGGCGGGTTCCTACCTCCGGCGCTGGGTGCTCGACCGGTCTTCCCTGGGCGAGGGTCAGAAGTACGCGATCGAGAGGACCATCCGGTATGGAGCCTTCGCGTTCGGGCTGCTGGTCGGGCTGAACACGGCCGGCGTGAACTTGAGCAGCCTGGCGGTGCTCGGCGGCGCGCTTGGCATCGGACTGGGGTTTGGGCTTCAGGCGATCACGAACAACTTCGTCGCAGGGCTGATCCTGCTCTTCGAACGCCCGATCAAGATGGGCGACCGGGTGGAGATCGACGGGCTCAACGGGATCGTGGTCCGGATTGGCGGGCGCAGCACCTGGGTGCGCACCAACGACAATATCGTGATCGTGATTCCCAATTCGGACTTCATCACCAATCGCGTGATCAACTGGACGGCCAACGATTCAAAGGTCCGCTTCCGGCTCCCGGTGGGAGTTTCGTACGGCTCCGATCCGGCGCACGTCCGGGAGATTCTGGTTGCGGTGGCCGTGGCGAACAAGGACGTTCTCGCGACGCCGCCGCCGGACCTGATGTTTGTGGGATTCGGGGACAGCTCACTCGATTTCGAATTGCGCGTGTGGACGGAAAACCGGGTCCAGACGTATCCCGTCCTAAAGAGCGATCTGTATTTCGCGATCTTCGAGGCGTTCCGGAAAGCCGGGATTGAGATCCCGTTCCCGCAGCGGGACGTGCATATCCGGACGTCAACAGGATTGCAGCAATAG
- the lpxC gene encoding UDP-3-O-acyl-N-acetylglucosamine deacetylase gives MKKTFGISDFVMACNVQQMSTSHPVRYETTLLRPVEATGIGLHHGVPVSIRLTPAGPGSGIVFVRTDLERFPIPASYKHVAKVSYATSLMRQGVLISTTEHLLSSLYSMGVDNACVEINNLEVPILDGSSRPFVDMIREAGIREYRRRRKYLRILRPVSVEGNGKRISIMPADRFLLECDIYFDHPLVGRQRIELELTPERYAEGIAAARTFGFEWELDQMRDMGLIRGASLDNAVCFDRTGVTNPGGLRFPDECARHKALDLIGDLALIGRPLLGHVIAERAGHAMHAALVSKIMSDPSLYEVLNFDQLASRVAHELIESPGGPGRIA, from the coding sequence TTGAAGAAGACTTTTGGAATCAGTGACTTCGTCATGGCCTGCAACGTGCAACAGATGTCGACTAGTCACCCCGTGCGTTACGAAACCACGCTCCTCCGGCCGGTGGAAGCCACCGGCATAGGCCTCCACCATGGAGTGCCGGTATCCATCCGGCTGACGCCCGCCGGACCTGGCAGCGGGATAGTCTTCGTCCGAACCGATCTCGAACGCTTCCCGATCCCGGCCAGCTACAAGCATGTGGCCAAGGTGAGCTACGCGACCTCGCTGATGCGGCAAGGCGTCCTCATCTCGACGACTGAACATCTGCTCAGCTCCCTCTACAGCATGGGTGTGGACAATGCCTGCGTCGAGATCAACAATCTCGAAGTGCCGATCCTCGACGGTTCCTCGCGGCCCTTCGTCGACATGATCCGGGAGGCGGGAATTCGCGAGTACCGGCGGCGGCGGAAATACCTGCGGATCCTGCGGCCGGTCTCCGTGGAAGGCAACGGGAAGCGGATCTCGATCATGCCGGCGGACCGGTTCCTGCTCGAGTGCGACATCTATTTTGACCACCCGCTGGTGGGCCGCCAGAGGATCGAACTCGAATTGACTCCGGAGCGCTACGCCGAGGGGATCGCGGCGGCGCGCACGTTCGGCTTCGAATGGGAATTGGACCAGATGCGCGATATGGGGCTGATCCGCGGTGCAAGCCTCGACAACGCCGTCTGCTTCGACCGGACGGGCGTCACCAATCCGGGCGGCCTGCGGTTCCCGGACGAATGCGCGCGGCACAAGGCGCTCGACCTGATCGGCGACCTGGCGCTGATCGGGCGTCCGCTGCTCGGGCACGTGATCGCCGAGCGGGCCGGACATGCGATGCACGCGGCCCTGGTTTCGAAAATCATGTCGGATCCATCGCTGTACGAGGTGTTGAATTTCGACCAACTGGCGTCGCGCGTGGCGCACGAACTGATCGAAAGCCCGGGCGGGCCGGGTCGAATCGCGTAG
- a CDS encoding CDP-alcohol phosphatidyltransferase family protein: MRSLPTILSLARAFVTPWVVLAVMRGDRAQALALCCAAGFTDFLDGFLARRFGWTSRVGAWTDAVADKVLLSTLYVAFGIAAWAPWWLVALVLGRDLLILAMAAIGLLFTPIRDFPPSIWGKVSTNVQIATALVVLLGPGTAGEAAISTFFGLCATMTAVSGFHYVVAAVQRFRRLPPSAD; encoded by the coding sequence TTGCGGTCGCTCCCAACCATATTGTCGCTGGCGCGAGCCTTCGTCACGCCCTGGGTAGTGCTGGCGGTGATGCGCGGAGACCGTGCGCAGGCGCTCGCGCTGTGCTGCGCGGCTGGGTTTACGGATTTTCTGGATGGCTTTCTGGCGCGCCGTTTCGGATGGACGTCGCGCGTGGGTGCGTGGACGGACGCGGTGGCCGACAAGGTCCTGCTTTCGACGCTGTATGTGGCGTTCGGAATCGCCGCATGGGCGCCGTGGTGGCTGGTGGCGCTCGTGCTGGGCCGCGACCTGCTGATTCTGGCGATGGCGGCGATCGGACTGCTGTTCACTCCGATTCGCGATTTTCCGCCCTCCATTTGGGGTAAGGTCAGCACGAACGTTCAGATCGCCACGGCGCTGGTGGTTTTGCTCGGTCCGGGAACGGCCGGCGAAGCAGCAATTTCAACATTCTTCGGTCTGTGCGCGACGATGACGGCAGTCTCCGGGTTCCACTACGTGGTGGCGGCGGTGCAACGTTTTCGCCGCTTGCCGCCGAGTGCCGATTGA
- a CDS encoding YdcF family protein, whose protein sequence is MSRRATAALAFLLPVTIAAASTPAWLPLLGSALVRAEEPAAADVAVVLAGDSSGLRILRGAELAREGFVRKVVVSGPTGRYGTSEDKLAIAFAVAKGYPESMFEGMPVNASSTREEAAEIVPRLRRKGVRTILLITSDYHTGRAGRLWRAAAPGIGVRVVAAPDQYFRAEKWWYHRESRKCVFYEWVKTITSPFGI, encoded by the coding sequence TTGAGCCGCCGAGCGACAGCCGCCCTAGCCTTCCTGCTGCCGGTGACGATCGCCGCCGCGTCGACCCCCGCCTGGCTGCCATTGCTCGGCTCCGCGCTCGTCCGCGCCGAGGAACCGGCCGCGGCGGACGTGGCGGTGGTGCTCGCCGGCGACTCGAGCGGGCTGCGGATTCTGCGTGGGGCGGAACTGGCACGCGAGGGATTCGTCCGGAAAGTGGTGGTCAGCGGGCCGACCGGCCGCTACGGAACGTCGGAGGACAAGCTGGCCATCGCCTTCGCGGTGGCAAAGGGCTATCCGGAATCGATGTTCGAGGGGATGCCGGTAAACGCTTCTTCGACTCGTGAGGAGGCCGCGGAGATCGTTCCGCGGCTGCGGCGCAAAGGGGTCCGCACGATACTGCTCATCACCAGCGACTATCACACCGGGCGCGCGGGGCGGCTGTGGAGAGCGGCCGCGCCGGGAATCGGCGTGCGCGTGGTTGCCGCGCCAGACCAATACTTTCGCGCGGAAAAATGGTGGTATCACCGTGAATCGCGAAAATGCGTATTCTACGAATGGGTGAAGACGATCACCTCGCCTTTCGGCATCTAA